From a single Bombus terrestris chromosome 17, iyBomTerr1.2, whole genome shotgun sequence genomic region:
- the LOC105666656 gene encoding centrosomal protein of 290 kDa isoform X2, whose amino-acid sequence MLENRRIADIKKEKRDMENYENGFDRRNYISTARNSTNRHISLLVVIKKLDQKVPRDFVYYRGVYIARSSRRSLTGSGSVYTSSDIIAEITLISNEMEKIGAKGSNSYVAKRSKQVVRCQMEKSCDNSDIKNTLAIKLSEMKALHETILDDQNRLTQENVKLTEELNKLKEENTQAIAMKNKDIEELKKQIAKHCEKLERDVDQVELLVKRNKELESKNREIIERDNELNKQLSELQERLATKEKDENYTGANKTKRRNNPQRKN is encoded by the exons ATGTTGGAGAATCGCAGGATCGCGgacattaaaaaggaaaaacgggatatggaaaattatgaaaatggttTCGATCGGCGAAATTACATTTCTACCGCCAGAAACTCAACTAATCGCCACATTTCGCTATTAGTTGTTATAAAAAAATTGGACCAGAAAGTACCACGTGATTTTGTTTATTACCGTGGTGTTTATATTGCTCGTTCGTCTCGTCGTTCTCTGACAGGCAGCGGATCGGTGTACAC ATCTTCAGATATAATCGCAGAAATCACGCTAATATCGAACGAAATGGAGAAAATAGGCGCGAAAGGGTCTAACTCGTACG TTGCGAAACGTTCGAAACAAGTTGTACGATGTCAAATGGAAAAAAGCTGCGATAATAGCGATATAAAAAATACGCTGGCAATAAAGCTATCGGAAATGAAGGCGCTGCACGAAACAATTCTCGATGACCAGAATCGCTTGACTCAAGAGAACGTGAAATTGACCGAAGAGCTGAATAAGTTGAAGGAGGAGAATACGCAAGCGATTGCGATGAAAAACAAG GATATCGAAGAATTGAAGAAACAAATAGCTAAACACTGCGAGAAATTGGAGCGCGATGTCGACCAGGTTGAGTTGTTAGTTAAGAGAAACAAAGAGCTAGAAAGTAAAAACAGAGAGATAATAGAAAGGGATAACGAATTGAATAAACAGCTTAGTGAATTGCAAGAGAGGTTGGCCACAAAGGAGAAG GATGAAAACTATACTGGTgcaaacaaaacaaaaagaCGTAACAATCCTCAAAGAAAAAACTGA
- the LOC105666656 gene encoding synaptonemal complex protein 1 isoform X1, with translation MLENRRIADIKKEKRDMENYENGFDRRNYISTARNSTNRHISLLVVIKKLDQKVPRDFVYYRGVYIARSSRRSLTGSGSVYTSSDIIAEITLISNEMEKIGAKGSNSYVAKRSKQVVRCQMEKSCDNSDIKNTLAIKLSEMKALHETILDDQNRLTQENVKLTEELNKLKEENTQAIAMKNKDIEELKKQIAKHCEKLERDVDQVELLVKRNKELESKNREIIERDNELNKQLSELQERLATKEKIIRMKTILVQTKQKDVTILKEKTEQLLHIYENSMKDKLRNISDMCTEICNQSTSSSAQDNGDEEETSV, from the exons ATGTTGGAGAATCGCAGGATCGCGgacattaaaaaggaaaaacgggatatggaaaattatgaaaatggttTCGATCGGCGAAATTACATTTCTACCGCCAGAAACTCAACTAATCGCCACATTTCGCTATTAGTTGTTATAAAAAAATTGGACCAGAAAGTACCACGTGATTTTGTTTATTACCGTGGTGTTTATATTGCTCGTTCGTCTCGTCGTTCTCTGACAGGCAGCGGATCGGTGTACAC ATCTTCAGATATAATCGCAGAAATCACGCTAATATCGAACGAAATGGAGAAAATAGGCGCGAAAGGGTCTAACTCGTACG TTGCGAAACGTTCGAAACAAGTTGTACGATGTCAAATGGAAAAAAGCTGCGATAATAGCGATATAAAAAATACGCTGGCAATAAAGCTATCGGAAATGAAGGCGCTGCACGAAACAATTCTCGATGACCAGAATCGCTTGACTCAAGAGAACGTGAAATTGACCGAAGAGCTGAATAAGTTGAAGGAGGAGAATACGCAAGCGATTGCGATGAAAAACAAG GATATCGAAGAATTGAAGAAACAAATAGCTAAACACTGCGAGAAATTGGAGCGCGATGTCGACCAGGTTGAGTTGTTAGTTAAGAGAAACAAAGAGCTAGAAAGTAAAAACAGAGAGATAATAGAAAGGGATAACGAATTGAATAAACAGCTTAGTGAATTGCAAGAGAGGTTGGCCACAAAGGAGAAG ATAATCAGGATGAAAACTATACTGGTgcaaacaaaacaaaaagaCGTAACAATCCTCAAAGAAAAAACTGAACAACTGCTACATATATATGAGAATAGCATGAAAGACAAATTGAGGAACATAAGCGACATGTGTACGGAAATTTGCAATCAGTCGACATCATCTAGCGCACAGGATAACGGAGACGAAGAGGAAACCTCGgtttaa